A genomic window from Treponema maltophilum ATCC 51939 includes:
- a CDS encoding DUF6290 family protein: MAITGVKSGRTVQSMSFSINCDMLDKLTAYCSERGCSRSWLISKALEAYLAECLEDKADYETAAEAWKEFEKKGGKTYTSDDLRKEFGL; this comes from the coding sequence ATGGCAATTACCGGTGTAAAATCCGGAAGGACTGTGCAAAGTATGAGTTTCAGTATCAATTGTGATATGTTGGATAAATTGACTGCGTATTGTTCCGAACGAGGCTGTTCGCGCAGTTGGCTTATATCTAAAGCCTTGGAAGCTTATTTGGCCGAATGTTTGGAAGATAAGGCGGATTATGAAACCGCTGCCGAAGCATGGAAGGAATTTGAAAAAAAAGGCGGAAAAACATACACGAGCGACGATCTCCGTAAGGAATTCGGGTTGTGA
- a CDS encoding type II toxin-antitoxin system RelE family toxin produces MTVVYLESARKQLKRLDNSIRRRILDYMDEVAQLKNPESRGKMLVGKLHGFWRYRVGDYRILCRINDKALVITVIKLGHRSAVYNA; encoded by the coding sequence GTGACCGTCGTCTATCTGGAATCTGCGAGAAAGCAACTCAAAAGATTGGATAATTCAATTCGCCGCCGTATTCTTGATTATATGGACGAAGTTGCGCAACTTAAGAATCCTGAAAGCAGAGGCAAGATGCTTGTCGGGAAATTGCACGGTTTTTGGCGGTATCGTGTAGGCGATTACAGAATTCTGTGCAGGATAAACGACAAGGCTCTTGTAATAACAGTAATCAAATTGGGACACAGAAGCGCTGTTTATAACGCATAA
- a CDS encoding glycine hydroxymethyltransferase, producing MQDPLQSYLTTVPREKQNAAMTAYVAQLQLVAAVNPAVAAATVKELEAQRSHLKLIASENYCSLNTQAAMGNLLTDKYAEGYPEHRYYGGCDNVDAVESIAAREAENLFGADYAYVQPHSGADANLVAYWAILNCKIEMPELAALGETNLAHLNDEQWAALRKKLGNQRLLGLDYYSGGHLTHGYRQNISARMFESFSYTVHKESGLLDYDEIEKQAMKIKPLILLAGYSAYPRSINFRRFREIADKCGAVLMVDMAHFAGLVAGKVFTGDENPVAWADIVTTTTHKTLRGPRGALILCKAEFADAVNKGCPLVLGGPLPHIMAAKAIALKEAASEDFKTYARNVRDNARFLAKACIDRGMKLQTGGTDNHLMLIDVTPYGLTGRQAENALFECGITLNRNTLPFDPQGPWWTSGIRAGTPAVTTLGMGKAEMDEIADILDTALKAAKPALTKDGKVSKGKVEVDGEKKREVQKHVAKLLERFTLYPELDLPFLKKHFA from the coding sequence ATGCAAGACCCTTTACAATCATATCTTACAACCGTACCCCGCGAAAAGCAAAATGCGGCTATGACTGCCTATGTCGCGCAGTTGCAGCTTGTTGCCGCGGTGAATCCGGCGGTAGCCGCCGCGACGGTTAAAGAGCTGGAAGCTCAGCGTTCGCATTTAAAACTTATTGCAAGCGAAAACTACTGCTCGCTGAATACGCAGGCGGCAATGGGAAATTTGCTTACCGATAAATATGCCGAAGGTTATCCGGAACACCGCTATTACGGCGGCTGCGATAATGTGGATGCGGTGGAAAGCATTGCCGCGCGGGAAGCGGAAAATCTGTTCGGTGCCGACTACGCCTACGTGCAGCCTCATTCGGGCGCCGATGCGAATTTGGTTGCGTATTGGGCAATACTGAATTGTAAAATAGAAATGCCCGAACTTGCCGCCTTGGGCGAAACGAATCTTGCGCATTTGAACGATGAACAGTGGGCTGCCTTGCGCAAAAAGCTCGGCAATCAGCGGCTTTTAGGGCTCGACTACTATTCGGGCGGGCACTTGACCCACGGCTACCGGCAAAATATTTCGGCGCGCATGTTTGAAAGTTTTTCGTATACGGTACATAAAGAAAGCGGCCTTTTGGATTACGACGAAATCGAAAAACAGGCGATGAAAATAAAGCCGCTTATTTTGCTTGCCGGTTATTCGGCCTATCCGCGTTCGATAAACTTCCGCCGCTTTAGAGAAATTGCCGATAAATGCGGCGCCGTGCTTATGGTCGACATGGCGCATTTTGCGGGCCTCGTTGCCGGAAAGGTTTTTACCGGCGATGAAAATCCGGTCGCGTGGGCGGATATCGTAACGACGACAACCCACAAAACCCTGCGCGGTCCGCGCGGCGCGCTGATTTTATGCAAAGCCGAATTTGCCGATGCGGTAAATAAGGGCTGCCCGCTTGTGCTCGGCGGGCCGCTTCCGCACATTATGGCGGCGAAAGCGATCGCTTTAAAAGAAGCCGCAAGCGAAGACTTTAAAACATATGCGCGCAATGTACGCGACAACGCGCGGTTTCTTGCAAAGGCCTGTATCGATCGCGGCATGAAGCTGCAAACCGGCGGCACGGATAATCACCTTATGCTCATAGACGTGACGCCGTACGGCCTTACCGGAAGGCAGGCGGAAAACGCGCTGTTTGAATGCGGCATTACGCTTAACAGAAATACGCTGCCCTTCGATCCCCAAGGACCGTGGTGGACGAGCGGTATCCGCGCGGGAACGCCTGCCGTAACGACGCTGGGCATGGGAAAAGCCGAAATGGACGAAATCGCCGATATACTCGATACGGCGCTGAAGGCCGCAAAGCCGGCTCTGACGAAGGACGGAAAAGTTTCCAAGGGCAAGGTTGAAGTCGACGGCGAAAAAAAGCGCGAGGTACAAAAGCATGTTGCAAAACTGCTCGAACGCTTTACGCTGTATCCCGAATTGGATTTGCCTTTTTTGAAAAAACACTTTGCATAA
- a CDS encoding Crp/Fnr family transcriptional regulator, whose amino-acid sequence MNFLLLSKTMLFRGIKAEEIPAVLDSLGFEQKKFARGEIIFRAGDIPASFGIVLSGSVIIENTDFWGNTSVLDKIKAGQTFGATYAFAEGEALMVNVVATEEAEVLFLHVKRLLGAQVQPCLHYSTLMKNLLSVFAQKNLHLSRRIFHTSSKSIRGRLMSYLSHQAASCGNWSFSIPFDRQQLADYLSVDRSSLSHELGKMQKEGLLKTEKNHFELNAKKSAAFLE is encoded by the coding sequence GTGAATTTTTTGCTGCTTTCAAAAACAATGCTGTTCCGCGGCATAAAAGCCGAAGAAATCCCGGCCGTACTCGATTCTCTGGGTTTTGAACAAAAAAAGTTTGCAAGGGGCGAAATTATTTTCCGCGCGGGCGACATTCCCGCATCGTTCGGCATCGTATTGTCCGGAAGCGTCATAATCGAAAACACCGACTTTTGGGGGAACACGAGCGTTTTGGACAAAATCAAAGCGGGACAAACCTTCGGCGCAACCTATGCCTTTGCCGAAGGAGAAGCGCTCATGGTGAACGTCGTTGCAACCGAAGAAGCCGAAGTGCTTTTTTTGCACGTTAAACGCCTCCTCGGCGCTCAGGTGCAGCCGTGCCTGCATTACAGTACGCTTATGAAAAACCTGCTGTCGGTTTTCGCGCAAAAAAATCTGCATCTTTCGCGCAGAATTTTCCACACTTCGTCAAAGTCGATTCGCGGTCGGCTGATGTCGTATCTGTCGCACCAAGCCGCTTCCTGCGGAAACTGGAGTTTTTCGATTCCCTTCGACCGCCAGCAGCTCGCCGATTACCTCAGCGTCGATCGCAGTTCCCTGTCGCACGAACTCGGCAAGATGCAAAAAGAAGGCTTGCTTAAAACCGAAAAGAATCATTTTGAGCTGAACGCGAAAAAATCCGCCGCTTTTTTGGAATAG
- the hcp gene encoding hydroxylamine reductase: MENKMFCWQCQETAGNKGCTQSGVCGKDPKTAGIQDLLIYATKGISAVATRLRAEGKPVNKEINHLVTQNLFTTITNANFDRDDIAKRVSMTLEAKQRLLSQVSRTEDLPEAALWNGDEAQFDAKAPEVGVLATRDEDIRSLRELITYGLKGLAAYSKHANALLQDDEETDAFIQSTLTKLSDESLTVNDLVALTLETGKAGVAGMALLDRANTGAYGNPEITKVNIGVGKNPGILISGHDLRDMEMLLKQTEGTGVDVYTHSEMLPAHYYPAFKKYKHFVGNYGNAWWKQKEEFESFNGPILMTTNCIVPPKESYKDRLYTTGMTGFPGCVHIEGDIGEEKDFSRIIEHAKRCAPPREIETGEIIGGFAHNQVFALADKIVDAVKSGAIKKFVVMSGCDGRAKSRNYYTEFAQNLPKDAVILTSGCAKFKYNKLNLGDINGIPRVLDAGQCNDSYSLALIALKLKDIFGVDSINDLPIVYNIAWYEQKAIIVLLALLYLGVKNIHAGPTLPAFLSPNVAKVLVEQFGLATIGTVEEDMKLFFGDKDEESQNDGEGAITADMQLGELLQLHPDAAGVLMEYGMHCFGCPASQMETLGQASEVHGFDIAELLEELNARVR, encoded by the coding sequence ATGGAAAATAAAATGTTTTGCTGGCAGTGTCAGGAAACGGCAGGCAATAAAGGCTGCACGCAATCGGGCGTGTGCGGAAAAGATCCGAAAACCGCCGGAATTCAGGATTTGCTTATTTACGCAACCAAGGGAATTTCTGCCGTAGCGACGAGGCTGCGTGCCGAAGGAAAACCGGTGAATAAGGAAATCAACCATTTGGTTACGCAAAATCTTTTTACGACGATTACGAACGCAAACTTTGACAGGGACGATATTGCAAAGCGCGTGTCGATGACGCTTGAAGCCAAGCAGCGTTTGCTTTCGCAAGTGAGCCGAACGGAGGACTTGCCCGAAGCGGCGTTGTGGAACGGAGATGAGGCGCAGTTCGACGCCAAAGCGCCCGAAGTCGGCGTGCTCGCAACCCGCGACGAAGACATCCGCAGTTTGCGCGAACTGATTACCTACGGCTTAAAAGGATTGGCGGCGTATTCGAAACACGCGAACGCTTTACTGCAGGACGACGAAGAAACCGACGCATTCATTCAAAGTACGCTTACAAAATTATCGGACGAAAGTTTAACTGTAAACGATTTGGTCGCTTTAACGCTGGAAACCGGTAAAGCCGGAGTTGCCGGCATGGCGCTTTTGGACAGGGCGAATACGGGTGCGTACGGCAATCCGGAGATAACCAAGGTTAATATCGGCGTCGGTAAAAATCCGGGAATCCTTATTTCGGGGCACGATTTGCGCGATATGGAAATGCTTTTAAAGCAAACGGAAGGAACGGGCGTCGACGTTTACACTCATTCCGAAATGCTTCCGGCGCACTATTATCCGGCTTTTAAAAAATACAAGCACTTTGTCGGAAACTACGGCAACGCGTGGTGGAAGCAAAAAGAAGAATTTGAAAGTTTTAACGGTCCGATTTTGATGACCACAAACTGTATCGTTCCGCCCAAAGAAAGTTATAAGGACCGCCTGTATACGACGGGTATGACGGGCTTTCCGGGCTGTGTTCATATTGAAGGCGATATCGGCGAAGAAAAGGATTTTTCGCGCATTATCGAACACGCGAAGCGCTGCGCCCCGCCTCGGGAAATAGAAACGGGCGAAATTATCGGCGGCTTTGCGCACAACCAAGTGTTCGCTTTGGCCGACAAAATAGTCGACGCGGTAAAGTCCGGCGCGATTAAAAAATTCGTCGTAATGAGCGGCTGCGACGGACGGGCAAAATCGAGAAATTACTATACCGAATTTGCGCAAAACCTTCCGAAAGACGCGGTTATCTTAACGTCCGGCTGCGCAAAGTTCAAATACAATAAATTGAATTTGGGCGACATCAACGGTATTCCGCGCGTGCTCGATGCCGGGCAGTGCAACGATTCGTATTCGCTTGCGCTTATCGCATTAAAGCTGAAAGATATTTTCGGCGTAGACAGCATTAACGATTTGCCCATTGTGTACAACATTGCCTGGTACGAACAAAAAGCGATTATCGTTCTTTTGGCGCTGCTGTATTTGGGCGTAAAAAACATTCACGCGGGCCCCACGCTGCCGGCTTTTTTGAGTCCGAACGTGGCGAAGGTTTTGGTCGAACAATTCGGTTTGGCGACAATCGGCACCGTGGAAGAGGACATGAAGTTGTTCTTCGGCGACAAAGACGAAGAATCTCAAAACGACGGCGAAGGCGCCATTACGGCGGATATGCAGCTGGGCGAGCTTTTGCAGCTGCATCCCGACGCGGCCGGCGTGCTCATGGAATACGGCATGCATTGCTTCGGCTGTCCCGCATCGCAAATGGAAACGCTCGGACAGGCAAGCGAAGTGCACGGCTTCGATATCGCCGAACTTCTTGAAGAACTGAACGCACGAGTAAGATAA
- a CDS encoding DUF2249 domain-containing protein, translating to MSYENWKNKTAQFEKIDVRQLQGNFFPGLRKKAASLKAGEGLEIVQSFEPFPLYEALAELGFEHHTEQAGEHEFHVFFYRSEVIEDEGSAPLKPVALLNYPLIDEDLGKIALDFWNLTWSGNKRTLPYDTRLLLSLANAVGAGRMRQAARELVKAYSHGVETAALDDVFELLAWNQGIGFFSSEIGPSPLFQAYKFIKSAEKRGTNRKEIVDELVKKFGEQNPEVCVQ from the coding sequence ATGAGTTATGAAAATTGGAAAAATAAAACCGCACAGTTCGAAAAAATCGATGTGCGGCAACTGCAGGGGAATTTTTTCCCCGGTCTCAGAAAAAAGGCCGCCTCGCTCAAAGCGGGCGAAGGTTTGGAAATCGTTCAAAGTTTTGAACCCTTTCCGCTGTATGAGGCACTTGCCGAACTCGGTTTTGAACATCATACCGAGCAAGCGGGCGAACACGAATTTCACGTGTTTTTTTACCGCAGCGAAGTAATCGAAGACGAAGGTTCCGCCCCTCTTAAACCCGTCGCGTTGCTGAATTATCCGCTCATCGATGAAGATCTGGGAAAAATCGCCCTCGATTTTTGGAACTTAACGTGGAGCGGCAACAAACGGACGTTGCCGTACGATACGCGGCTTTTGCTGTCGCTTGCAAATGCGGTCGGTGCGGGAAGAATGCGTCAAGCCGCGCGGGAATTGGTTAAAGCCTATTCGCACGGGGTGGAAACGGCGGCGCTCGACGATGTGTTCGAGCTTTTGGCATGGAATCAGGGAATCGGCTTTTTCAGTTCGGAAATAGGACCGTCGCCGCTGTTCCAAGCGTATAAGTTTATAAAGTCGGCGGAAAAGCGCGGCACAAACCGTAAGGAAATCGTTGACGAATTGGTAAAAAAATTCGGAGAACAAAATCCCGAAGTTTGCGTGCAATAA
- a CDS encoding desulfoferrodoxin family protein, with the protein MDDIRFFICKHCGNIITMVHNAGVPVVCCGEKMSELVPGSTDAATEKHVPVVEVNGNEVKVKVGSVAHPMEEKHFIQWVYLQTKEGVQSKHLKPHENPEAVFALTAGDKAVAAYEYCNLHGLWKKEL; encoded by the coding sequence ATGGACGATATACGTTTTTTTATCTGCAAACATTGCGGCAACATTATTACCATGGTGCATAACGCGGGAGTTCCCGTCGTGTGCTGCGGCGAAAAGATGAGTGAACTTGTTCCCGGCAGTACGGATGCGGCTACCGAAAAGCACGTTCCGGTTGTTGAAGTAAACGGAAACGAAGTGAAGGTAAAAGTAGGTTCGGTTGCGCACCCGATGGAAGAAAAGCATTTTATTCAATGGGTCTATTTGCAAACCAAAGAGGGCGTTCAAAGCAAGCACTTAAAACCGCACGAAAACCCCGAAGCCGTTTTTGCGCTTACAGCCGGCGACAAAGCGGTTGCCGCATACGAATACTGCAATCTTCACGGTTTGTGGAAAAAAGAACTGTAA
- a CDS encoding adenine phosphoribosyltransferase encodes MDVTILDRALRRIPDFPKKGILFYDITGILVNPQAFQFCINAMTDIYRDKKIDAVAGVESRGFIFAAPFADRMGVPLILVRKKGKLPGEKWSCAYQLEYGTAEIEIHKSDIKAGQNILVIDDLIATGGTLKAVKTIVEQAGASVSEFFGIVGLPFLKHREVLAPTPVRTLIDFDSE; translated from the coding sequence ATGGATGTAACGATTCTCGACCGTGCATTGCGGCGTATACCCGATTTTCCGAAAAAAGGTATACTCTTTTACGATATTACCGGCATTTTGGTAAATCCGCAGGCTTTTCAGTTTTGCATAAACGCCATGACGGACATATACCGCGACAAAAAAATCGACGCCGTCGCAGGTGTGGAATCGCGGGGTTTTATATTCGCCGCCCCCTTTGCCGACCGCATGGGCGTTCCGCTGATTTTAGTCCGCAAAAAAGGCAAGCTGCCCGGCGAAAAATGGTCGTGTGCATATCAACTCGAATACGGAACGGCCGAAATCGAAATTCACAAAAGCGATATAAAGGCGGGACAGAATATTTTGGTTATCGACGATTTAATTGCAACGGGCGGCACTTTAAAAGCGGTAAAAACGATTGTCGAACAGGCCGGCGCTTCGGTGAGCGAATTTTTCGGCATCGTCGGCTTGCCCTTTTTAAAACATCGGGAAGTTTTGGCGCCGACGCCCGTACGCACCCTCATCGACTTCGATTCCGAATAG
- a CDS encoding prephenate dehydrogenase, which yields MKTFGFIGLGLMGGSLAKAVRRFSRTAADNKAASCEAPLCETVPTAVRANRIFACDANEDVLNKALAEKVIDKAFTPPGADEMLSACDIVFICLYPVAAADFLIRHENAFKSGAVVTDISGVKKEAAKRFFGFTRKDIFFVSGHPMAGSEKEGYEHSSADICLGRNYILIENAATDASSIALLSDIIRAMGFKRIIRTDEETHDRKIAFTSQLCHVIASALVDSAEDSAITAFGGGSYEDLTRIAMINAPLWTQLFFENRENLLAHIGRFERSLENIRALLEGGKTEELCAVLETVREKRIAMNALK from the coding sequence ATGAAAACCTTCGGATTTATCGGGCTGGGGCTTATGGGAGGCTCTTTGGCAAAGGCCGTACGCCGTTTTTCCCGTACCGCCGCAGACAACAAAGCGGCCTCTTGCGAGGCACCGCTTTGCGAAACGGTTCCGACGGCCGTCCGCGCAAATCGGATTTTTGCCTGCGACGCCAACGAAGATGTGCTTAATAAAGCGCTCGCGGAAAAAGTTATCGACAAAGCTTTTACGCCGCCCGGCGCCGACGAAATGCTTTCGGCCTGCGACATCGTTTTTATATGCCTGTATCCGGTCGCCGCGGCGGATTTTTTAATCCGGCATGAAAACGCATTTAAAAGCGGCGCCGTCGTTACCGACATCAGCGGCGTTAAAAAAGAGGCGGCAAAACGTTTTTTCGGCTTTACGCGTAAAGACATTTTTTTCGTTTCGGGCCACCCGATGGCCGGAAGCGAAAAAGAAGGCTACGAGCATTCTTCCGCCGATATTTGCCTCGGGCGCAATTACATACTCATAGAAAACGCCGCGACGGACGCATCAAGCATCGCTTTGCTTTCGGACATTATAAGGGCGATGGGCTTTAAACGCATAATCCGCACCGATGAGGAAACTCACGATCGAAAAATCGCATTCACTTCGCAGCTGTGCCACGTTATCGCCTCGGCCTTGGTCGACAGCGCCGAGGATTCGGCCATAACGGCCTTCGGCGGCGGAAGCTACGAAGATTTAACGCGGATTGCGATGATAAACGCTCCCTTGTGGACGCAGCTTTTTTTCGAAAACCGTGAAAATCTTTTGGCGCACATCGGCCGCTTCGAGCGGTCTTTGGAAAACATACGTGCGCTTCTCGAAGGCGGTAAAACCGAGGAACTGTGTGCCGTCTTGGAAACCGTGCGGGAAAAGCGTATTGCAATGAATGCATTAAAATAG
- the aroF gene encoding 3-deoxy-7-phosphoheptulonate synthase, with protein sequence MIVILKKGTTDAEMQDFIRQWEQRGYGVHISRGEETTILGLVGDTTKLNMESFIANPIVEDVKRVTAPYKMAGRAFHPDNTVIAVGTGGDAVSFGGDTVPVIAGPCSVESEEQVVAIAKEVKKAGAKLLRGGAFKPRTSPYAFQGLGAQGLEFLKSAKKETGLPIVTELMDVRQLQYFADVDIIQIGARNMQNFDLLKEMGKAGKPILLKRGMAATVKELLMSAEYIMASGNENVILCERGVRTFDSYTRNCLDVSVVPYLHKVSHLPVIIDPSHACGMSWMVPTLAKAAVAAGADGLIIEVHNDPSRALCDGEQSLHPDEFASLMETLKKYAQAEGRTI encoded by the coding sequence ATGATCGTTATTTTGAAAAAAGGTACGACGGATGCCGAGATGCAGGATTTTATCCGGCAATGGGAACAAAGGGGTTACGGCGTGCATATTTCGCGCGGTGAAGAAACGACGATCTTGGGGCTTGTCGGCGATACGACAAAGCTCAATATGGAAAGCTTCATTGCGAATCCGATCGTCGAAGACGTAAAGCGCGTTACGGCTCCGTACAAAATGGCGGGGCGTGCCTTCCATCCGGACAATACGGTAATCGCCGTCGGCACGGGAGGAGATGCGGTAAGTTTCGGCGGCGATACGGTTCCGGTGATCGCAGGTCCCTGCTCCGTCGAAAGCGAAGAGCAGGTTGTCGCGATTGCAAAAGAAGTCAAAAAGGCGGGTGCAAAATTGCTGAGAGGCGGAGCCTTCAAACCGCGAACCTCGCCCTATGCGTTTCAAGGACTCGGCGCGCAAGGGCTTGAATTTCTAAAATCGGCAAAAAAAGAAACGGGGCTGCCGATTGTAACCGAATTGATGGACGTGCGCCAGCTGCAGTATTTTGCCGATGTCGACATCATTCAAATCGGTGCGCGCAATATGCAAAACTTCGATTTATTAAAAGAGATGGGCAAGGCAGGAAAACCGATTTTATTAAAACGCGGCATGGCGGCGACGGTCAAAGAATTGCTCATGTCCGCCGAATACATTATGGCAAGCGGCAACGAAAACGTCATACTGTGCGAGCGCGGCGTACGCACTTTCGATTCCTATACGCGCAACTGTCTTGACGTGAGCGTCGTTCCGTATTTACACAAAGTGAGCCATCTTCCCGTGATCATCGATCCGAGCCATGCGTGCGGCATGAGCTGGATGGTACCGACGCTTGCAAAGGCGGCGGTCGCAGCGGGTGCGGACGGTCTTATCATCGAAGTGCATAACGATCCGAGCCGCGCGCTCTGCGACGGAGAGCAAAGTTTGCATCCGGACGAATTCGCTTCGCTGATGGAAACGCTCAAAAAATATGCGCAGGCGGAAGGACGCACAATATGA
- a CDS encoding L-ribulose-5-phosphate 3-epimerase gives MKAYELGLYEKALPAFLTMEQKLRTAGECGFDFMQISIDETDEKLARLNASRAELNYLNNAAAVTGTPIRSLCLSAHRKYPLGSADSTTERKSLDIMQKAIDFSCELGIRQIQLAGYDVYYEESTEATRRRFFENLVKSVHMAEKAGVILGFETMENPFMDTAEKAMHYVRKIGSCYLNVYPDIGNLNNAALLYGHDVFEDLKKCAGHISALHLKETEPGKYRNMMFGTGRVDFAKAVDTAWSMGVRRYVTEFWHLGSPDWLDDVKKARAFFAPIFAGRE, from the coding sequence ATGAAAGCATACGAATTGGGTTTGTACGAAAAAGCTTTGCCGGCTTTTCTTACGATGGAACAAAAACTTAGAACCGCCGGCGAGTGCGGTTTCGATTTTATGCAAATCAGCATAGATGAAACGGATGAAAAACTTGCGCGTCTTAATGCAAGCCGCGCCGAATTGAATTATTTGAATAACGCGGCCGCCGTAACGGGTACACCGATTCGTTCTCTGTGTCTGTCGGCTCACCGCAAATATCCCTTGGGCAGTGCGGATTCTACGACCGAACGAAAAAGTTTGGATATTATGCAAAAGGCCATAGACTTTTCGTGCGAGCTGGGAATCCGCCAAATTCAGCTTGCAGGTTACGACGTGTACTACGAAGAAAGCACCGAGGCGACACGCCGGCGCTTTTTTGAAAATCTCGTAAAAAGCGTTCATATGGCGGAAAAGGCGGGAGTCATTCTGGGTTTCGAAACGATGGAAAATCCGTTTATGGATACCGCCGAAAAAGCCATGCACTATGTGCGCAAAATCGGCTCCTGCTATTTGAATGTGTATCCCGATATCGGTAATTTGAACAACGCCGCTCTTTTATACGGACACGATGTGTTTGAGGATTTGAAAAAGTGCGCGGGGCATATTTCCGCCCTGCACTTAAAGGAAACGGAACCGGGAAAATACCGCAACATGATGTTCGGGACGGGGCGCGTCGATTTTGCAAAGGCGGTCGATACGGCATGGTCGATGGGCGTGCGCCGCTACGTTACCGAATTTTGGCATTTGGGAAGCCCCGATTGGCTCGACGATGTAAAAAAAGCCCGCGCATTTTTTGCTCCGATTTTTGCCGGAAGAGAATAA
- the tsaD gene encoding tRNA (adenosine(37)-N6)-threonylcarbamoyltransferase complex transferase subunit TsaD: MKVLGIESSCDETAAAVVEDGRTILSNVVATQIPFHEMYSGVVPEIASRKHAEWILPVVRRALDEAGMSVNDVDAVAATNRPGLMGSLLVGLTFAKTFAWSLGKPFIAVNHMLGHLYAAHLEQDIDYPYLGLLVSGGHSIICKVSDFDDIEVLGTTIDDAAGEAFDKVAKFYGFGYPGGVIIDKLAKNGNPDAAHFPMPRLDKGEHRYDVSYSGLKTAVINQIDSFWNTACEKTPENIAASFQETAVKILLSRLFKAVEDTGLKTVVAGGGVAANSRLRGMLAERSDIRCIFPSLKLCTDNGAMIAGVGYRYLQRGDTSPWNTTAGARVSGFKRSGLAR; this comes from the coding sequence ATGAAAGTTTTGGGAATAGAATCTTCATGCGACGAAACCGCGGCTGCGGTTGTGGAAGACGGCCGCACGATTTTAAGCAATGTCGTTGCAACGCAAATTCCCTTCCACGAAATGTACAGCGGCGTCGTACCGGAAATCGCGAGCCGTAAACATGCCGAATGGATTTTGCCGGTAGTACGCCGCGCGTTGGACGAAGCGGGCATGAGCGTAAACGATGTGGACGCCGTTGCCGCAACGAACCGCCCCGGTCTTATGGGCTCGCTGCTTGTCGGACTGACCTTCGCCAAAACCTTTGCATGGTCGCTCGGTAAACCCTTTATCGCCGTCAATCACATGCTCGGCCATTTATACGCCGCCCACCTTGAACAGGACATAGACTATCCCTACCTCGGCTTACTCGTTTCCGGCGGGCACAGCATTATATGCAAGGTGTCCGACTTCGACGATATAGAAGTTTTGGGAACGACCATAGACGATGCCGCCGGAGAAGCGTTCGACAAGGTTGCCAAATTTTACGGCTTCGGGTATCCGGGCGGCGTGATTATAGATAAGCTGGCAAAAAACGGGAATCCCGACGCGGCGCACTTTCCCATGCCGCGGCTCGACAAAGGCGAACACCGCTACGACGTATCGTATTCAGGCTTAAAAACGGCCGTTATAAATCAAATAGATTCGTTTTGGAATACCGCTTGCGAAAAAACGCCCGAAAACATAGCCGCTTCTTTTCAGGAAACGGCCGTAAAGATTTTGCTGAGCCGTCTTTTTAAAGCGGTTGAAGATACGGGCTTAAAAACGGTAGTCGCCGGCGGCGGTGTTGCCGCCAATTCGCGCCTGCGCGGCATGCTTGCCGAACGAAGCGACATACGCTGTATTTTCCCTTCGCTAAAATTGTGTACCGACAACGGCGCGATGATTGCCGGCGTCGGTTATAGGTATTTACAGCGCGGCGACACAAGCCCGTGGAACACGACAGCCGGCGCCCGTGTAAGCGGTTTTAAAAGAAGCGGCCTTGCGAGATAG